From the genome of Ralstonia pickettii, one region includes:
- the rpsI gene encoding 30S ribosomal protein S9, which translates to MIGNWNYGTGRRKSAVARVFIKSGKGDIIVNGKAINEYFARETSLMIVRQPLELTNHAATFDIKVNVVGGGETGQAGAVRHGITRALIDYDATLKPALSKAGLVTRDAREVERKKVGLRKARRAKQFSKR; encoded by the coding sequence ATGATCGGAAACTGGAACTATGGCACCGGCCGCCGCAAGAGCGCTGTGGCACGTGTCTTCATCAAGTCCGGCAAGGGCGACATCATCGTCAACGGCAAGGCCATCAACGAGTACTTCGCTCGTGAAACCTCGCTGATGATCGTGCGTCAGCCGCTGGAACTGACCAACCACGCCGCTACGTTCGACATCAAGGTGAACGTGGTCGGTGGCGGTGAAACCGGCCAAGCCGGTGCCGTGCGTCACGGCATCACCCGCGCCCTGATCGATTACGATGCAACGCTCAAGCCCGCCCTGTCGAAGGCCGGTCTGGTGACGCGCGATGCACGTGAAGTCGAGCGTAAGAAGGTTGGTCTGCGCAAGGCCCGCCGCGCCAAGCAGTTCTCGAAGCGTTAA